The Niastella koreensis GR20-10 genome includes a window with the following:
- a CDS encoding FISUMP domain-containing protein, protein MNFFSFCFGLSNRQDRLAFSILLKCFSIGGLILIVISSCNKKNDTPPPTVPTVTTTALTNITTSSATSGGTIVSDGNAKISQSGIVWSKVNKTPTLTDSVIAGTTSSGSFTINLGGLDFNTVYYLRAFATNIVGTGYGNVVMLNTTNDTTKVRFTYNGQEVVYGIIVSPTTGKKWLDRNLGGKRIATSFDDYQAYGDLFQWGRPADGHQLINWTSSAIGAAINGVTTVIATSDIPGHSNFITPPAATPYDWRNDNNSNRWATVSQGPCPSGWHVPTRSEWGAEVSSAATGGTASIGGITDYITAYNFLKLTASGRRRGYGSSAGQFHRTGISGIYWSSSILTGFYTTASQFQSFDTDVQIDGDDLSVGASVRCIKN, encoded by the coding sequence ATGAATTTCTTTTCATTTTGTTTTGGTCTTAGCAATAGGCAAGATAGATTAGCTTTTTCTATTCTTTTAAAGTGTTTTTCAATCGGCGGTCTAATCTTAATTGTCATTTCTAGCTGTAACAAAAAAAATGATACGCCACCACCTACAGTCCCTACTGTGACCACTACAGCGCTGACAAATATTACCACCAGCAGCGCCACAAGTGGTGGGACTATAGTTAGTGATGGTAACGCGAAAATATCTCAAAGTGGTATTGTATGGAGTAAAGTAAACAAAACACCTACTCTTACTGATAGTGTAATAGCAGGAACTACCTCCAGCGGTAGCTTTACTATTAATCTTGGTGGTCTTGATTTTAATACCGTTTATTATCTTCGGGCTTTTGCCACCAATATCGTAGGTACAGGATACGGCAATGTGGTGATGCTGAATACAACTAATGACACGACAAAAGTTCGTTTTACTTACAATGGGCAAGAGGTAGTTTATGGTATTATTGTTAGCCCCACAACAGGAAAAAAGTGGTTAGATAGAAACCTAGGGGGTAAACGTATAGCAACATCTTTTGATGATTATCAGGCTTATGGCGACCTCTTCCAATGGGGACGTCCTGCTGACGGTCACCAGTTAATTAACTGGACCTCATCAGCTATTGGGGCTGCTATAAATGGAGTTACTACAGTAATTGCTACATCAGACATTCCTGGGCATAGTAATTTTATAACCCCCCCCGCTGCCACGCCCTATGACTGGCGTAATGACAATAATAGCAACCGATGGGCCACAGTATCACAAGGGCCTTGCCCCTCAGGTTGGCATGTTCCAACTAGGAGCGAATGGGGGGCCGAAGTATCAAGCGCTGCAACTGGGGGAACGGCTAGCATTGGGGGAATTACTGATTACATTACTGCCTATAATTTTTTAAAGCTTACTGCTTCCGGTCGTCGAAGAGGATATGGATCAAGTGCAGGTCAATTCCATCGTACTGGAATTTCAGGAATATACTGGAGTTCTTCTATTTTAACAGGTTTTTATACTACAGCATCTCAATTTCAAAGCTTTGATACGGATGTTCAGATTGATGGTGATGATCTGTCTGTAGGGGCAAGTGTTCGTTGTATTAAAAATTAG